The Hemicordylus capensis ecotype Gifberg chromosome 5, rHemCap1.1.pri, whole genome shotgun sequence nucleotide sequence GAGGTCTGAGAAACTTGAAAGCTAGatcactgctttgtggtggttggTTGGTCTGAATAAGagacaatgaggccattcaccaatcaaaaactgtgttctacccaggtttgggagctttgtgtgcttccagttttcagttgtgtggaagcaaggaaggaggaaaacctgggtaacctttcctcctactttgcttcaacacaactgaaatttgggagcacagcacacacagctcccaaacccaggcagaacacactttctgattatgtgaatgacctcactgtgtcaCTGTTACCATTTCAGTTTGCAAAAATAATTTCCAAGTGGGAGAAGCTCAGTGCAACTCTTACAAATCCTCTTCATCTCCCAGGATTGCCAACTGAAATGTCACCAGGACTTTCATGATAGCTGCTGCAATTTGCATGGTGGTGGGGCACAGTTAGCAAGTTACTCACTTCTACATTAAGCAGGAAGGAGTTCTTGGCCTCTTTGAGGATTTTCTCTTTGGTAGCAGAGTCCATGGGTATGCTGTTCATCCGAGCTCGATAAAGCTGCTTGAACTTGCTGATGTTGGTGACTCCAGGGAAACTGAAGAAAGCCAGTCCTTCTCCAGTACTGGGCAGCTTGAGAGacttctgtgcaatcttcttCAGAATCTGACCACCAGACAGATCTCCCAGGTATCTGGTGTATGCGTGGGCCACCAAGAGCTCAGGTTCATGCTGGCCCACGTGATGAATCCTGTCtacatacttctgagttgcctCATGGCACTGAATTTCATTCCTCCATGTGGGACCATAGAAGTACTCCAAGTCTTGCTCCAAAGCAGTCTTGCGATTCAGCTCAGCTGGGAAATAAACAGGCTCATAGACTGGGTTGTTCTTGTTCTGCTCAGACTCCTCCTCCAGAGCACAGTAGATGTAATACAGGGATGCTAAATACAGCTGAAACAAGGAATAGAGGATGGGAAGGAAAGCTTAGTTCCAAGGTATCTATTTAACCACACAAGATAGCCCCTCGAATCTCCTATAGAATAGTCTATGTTCTTATTGTGTATATGTTGTACATATTTGTGATCCATGCATGTTTTGGATGCTACCAGGTTTATCATTTCAGGGATGTGGAAGAGGCCAATAATATCCAGTTTAGCTCTGTCTACAAGGATATTATGGATAACCTTTGTCTACCTGgtcgagccacc carries:
- the HMOX1 gene encoding heme oxygenase 1, whose translation is MTQYSEGTPRDLSEALKESTKDVHEQAENTEFMKSFQKGQVSLREFKLYLASLYYIYCALEEESEQNKNNPVYEPVYFPAELNRKTALEQDLEYFYGPTWRNEIQCHEATQKYVDRIHHVGQHEPELLVAHAYTRYLGDLSGGQILKKIAQKSLKLPSTGEGLAFFSFPGVTNISKFKQLYRARMNSIPMDSATKEKILKEAKNSFLLNVEVFKELQSLASQKRPLENNDLIQPKSQLHTRGNNRTQSSVPTKESDRTQMRHTDMLPSTPIIRWALALFFLAATIGVGMYAM